From Penicillium psychrofluorescens genome assembly, chromosome: 6, one genomic window encodes:
- a CDS encoding uncharacterized protein (ID:PFLUO_008968-T1.cds;~source:funannotate): MPFPFIPYPSAKTGYWSPVTSTLNWCEEVRNVVMAWQKSWELTFIQDYYATVYAAEIVNTLTNVLFMWLGIKGIISCRRNQHDQIFLVAYLGYLLVGTGSFLFHSTLKYPMQLVDELSMIYTTCLMAYASFSYSRSTRVRIILAISLLSLAVFITLYYHYLQDPVFHQNAYALLTAVVVFRSVYTMEKTLRPRFRKTREEDRLAREKKGLPVPTKEHQHYENVRDTKTIKTMWFMVGYGLSMFLGGFFIWNLDNQFCTQIRRWRRTIGLPWGIFLEGHGWWHIMTGIGAYLYIIWGIWLRHCLNQRQEEYHLRWARAWHIPEVVRTSPPVGENGVTRDKKST; encoded by the exons ATGCCCTTTCCTTTCATCCCATACCCGTCGGCCAAGACGGGCTACTGGAGCCCCGTCACCTCGACGCTGAACTGGTGCGAGGAGGTACGCAATGTTGTTATGGCTTGGCAAAAGAGCTGGGAGCTGACGTTCATCCAGGACTACTATGCCACTGTCTACGCCGCCGAGATTGTCAATACCCTGACGAACGTGCTGTTCATGTGGCTGGGCATCAAGGGCATCATCAGCTGTCGCCGCAATCAGCATGACCAGATCTTCCTGGTTGCTTACCTCGGATATCTGCTCGTGGGCACGGGAAGCTTCCTGTTCCACTCGACGCTGAAAT ACCCCATGCAGCTAGTCGACGAGCTCTCCATGATCTACACCACCTGCCTAATGGCCTACGCTTCATTCTCCTACTCGCGCTCCACGCGCGTGCgcatcatcctcgccatctccctcctcagTCTCGCCGTCTTCATCACCCTGTACTACCATTACCTCCAGGACCCAGTCTTCCACCAGAACGCCTACGCGCTGCTGACCGCGGTCGTCGTTTTCCGGAGCGTGTATACCATGGAGAAAACGCTACGGCCGAGATTTCGGAAGACGCGCGAGGAGGACCGTCTCGCccgcgagaagaagggtctCCCGGTCCCGACTAAGGAGCACCAGCACTACGAGAACGTGCGCGATACGAAGACCATCAAGACGATGTGGTTCATGGTTGGCTACGGCCTGAGCATGTTCCTGGGTGGCTTCTTTATCTGGAATCTAGATAATCAGTTCTGCACGCAGATCCGCCGGTGGCGTCGGACCATCGGGTTGCCCTGGGGGATTTTTCTGGAGGGGCATGGCTGGTG GCACATCATGACCGGCATCGGCGCATACCTCTACATCATCTGGGGCATCTGGCTCCGCCATTGTCTGAACCAGCGCCAGGAGGAATACCATCTGCGCTGGGCGCGGGCCTGGCATATCCCCGAGGTCGTTCGCACCTCGCCCCCCGTAGGCGAGAACGGCGTGACCAGAGACAAGAAGTCGACCTAA
- a CDS encoding uncharacterized protein (ID:PFLUO_008971-T1.cds;~source:funannotate) — translation MTCGAWHQANRQSPRRSPQSVEHYLAGNARDRARGGWETLSLAGFQNTGERDKSCDSRKQVGAIGVRRSVDLRENLTLAVQELRKYPQIERDFRNQSLPFPDFVDASWAELAGSGVWLPQQHVYLTVNQVIYYPSGNGAVPTIGFLHGRVFDRHWKHLPSYTIEWNGEQVTFPRFFDVPVDWEENTTFLGPADPRVVLQENMPGAEPVIVFNMAATQQPEGNWRQAMWIHRPFSNFSTALTIRNEEPRLVEKNWAPFFHGNESQLQIPSHHLHFVYTLQPLQILRCSLSDGFCDWAFQSEDPETPRQRIEDDPDSQGSMRGGTNFLRVPIPSAENNDVHLYAGFPRIRLLGGCSPNVTYRPELVVLASVGQAFHVVYASDVIDFGTAVLDGQHSPCEDEARILNPHGIIHWDRRVQHDLMQLVVSVADKTTQVVRIRGVLGLIVRSLPDLFRGGSWAAGGRQVVECAVQAAVKESVVP, via the coding sequence ATGACGTGTGGCGCGTGGCACCAAGCTAACAGGCAATCGCCCCGTCGGTCTCCACAGTCCGTGGAACATTACCTCGCCGGTAATGCCCGCGATAGAGcgagaggaggatgggagaCGCTGTCTCTGGCCGGGTTTCAGAATACCGGTGAACGGGACAAATCCTGCGACAGTCGGAAACAGGTTGGGGCGATCGGTGTGCGGAGGAGTGTCGATTTACGGGAAAATCTTACGCTGGCGGTCCAGGAGCTGCGGAAGTATCCACAGATCGAACGGGACTTCCGTAATCAGAGCCTGCCGTTTCCTGACTTTGTCGATGCATCCTGGGCCGAGCTGGCTGGGTCGGGCGTCTGGCTGCCCCAGCAGCATGTATACCTGACCGTCAACCAGGTGATCTACTATCCATCGGGGAACGGGGCGGTGCCGACAATCGGTTTCCTGCACGGGCGGGTCTTCGACAGGCACTGGAAGCACCTGCCGAGCTATACGATCGAATGGAACGGTGAGCAGGTTACCTTTCCGCGGTTTTTCGACGTGCCCGTGGACTGGGAGGAGAACACGACGTTTCTCGGTCCCGCAGACCCGCGCGTCGTCCTGCAGGAGAACATGCCCGGCGCGGAGCCGGTGATTGTCTTCAACATGGCCGCGACGCAACAGCCCGAAGGAAACTGGAGACAGGCCATGTGGATTCACCGTCCCTTTTCAAACTTCAGCACTGCACTCACGATCCGCAACGAGGAGCCGCGGTTGGTCGAGAAAAATTGGGCACCCTTCTTCCATGGCAATGAATCCCAACTCCAAATTCCGAGCCACCACTTGCACTTCGTGTACacgctgcagccgctccagatcctccgctGCTCACTGTCGGACGGGTTCTGCGACTGGGCATTCCAGTCCGAGGACCCAGAGACGCCGCGGCAGCGGATCGAAGACGACCCGGACAGCCAGGGGAGCATGCGAGGGGGCACGAATTTCCTGCGGGTTCCGATTCCCTCTGCAGAAAACAACGACGTGCATCTATACGCAGGGTTCCCGCGCATCCGTCTCCTCGGCGGGTGCAGTCCCAACGTCACCTACCGTCCGGAGCTCGTGGTGCTTGCCAGCGTGGGACAGGCGTTCCACGTCGTATATGCCAGTGACGTGATTGATTTCGGGACCGCCGTGCTAGACGGGCAACACTCGCCCTGTGAAGACGAGGCGCGGATCTTGAATCCCCACGGGATCATCCACTGGGATCGGCGGGTGCAGCATGATCTGATGCAGTTGGTGGTTAGCGTCGCCGATAAGACGACCCAGGTGGTCCGCATTCGCGGGGTATTAGGGCTTATTGTTCGGTCGCTGCCGGATTTGTTTCGGGGAGGGTCCTGGGCGGCTGGGGGGCGGCAAGTGGTGGAGTGTGCGGTGCAGGCGGCGGTTAAGGAGAGTGTAGTTCCCTAG
- a CDS encoding uncharacterized protein (ID:PFLUO_008970-T1.cds;~source:funannotate), with product MPQRVRVIDDEDSDDFSETDISMRGGRGLRASVRRRSISRRRDAETLLAPPMSTRVHRSSSTGGRRGREQPTVMVVNEMLQDNQQTNKPRRVQQRINDEELFEDFSRSPRRGRATSGVSRDPSPLQRDYDLVVGQRMLDRNDMRQDWEIWKQQQEIERLERELQEGQHAPREIRLLREEEEFEDEISERLRRLQRLERKSGSEQQRREMEREWKIRRLEEQEREAAQESEIKAKIREAKLKEIAKMREEEEERERVKKELKDEEARQALKEAERKKKELEMKKAAVEEWKLDQERKKLKEKEEADKRDREFRERLKELGYTDEQIEDMLNKNKRPEEKEEREEKWIRVHRKHLMPETLIAYELPWEWDVRDQNYIVIKKWVDQDFQDKLFSHTRRIREGKVLTQTSSSTTELRVNDRNKDKMFLVRKKSPSRKSWLLT from the exons atgcctcAACGGGTCCGggtcatcgacgacgaggacagCGATGACTTCTCCGAAACCGACATCTCCATGCGCGGCGGGCGAGGCCTCCGAGCCTCTGTCCGACGCCGCTCGATCTCACGACGCCGCGACGCAGAGACCCTCCTAGCCCCGCCCATGTCGACCCGCGTGCAtcgctcctcgtcgacaGGCGGCCGACGCGGGCGGGAGCAGCCGACCGTGATGGTCGTCAACGAGATGCTCCAAGACAACCAGCAGACCAACAAGCCGCGGCGGGTGCAGCAGCGGATCAACGACGAGGAGCTCTTCGAGGACTTTAGCCGGTCGCCGCGCCGGGGCCGTGCGACCAGCGGCGTGTCGCGGGATCCGTCCCCGCTGCAGCGGGACTATgatctcgtcgtcggccagcgCATGCTCGACCGCAACGATATGCGCCAGGACTGGGAGATctggaagcagcagcaggagatTGAGAGATTGGAGCGCGAGCTCCAGGAGGGTCAGCACGCTCCGCGCGAAATACGACTGCTCcgtgaggaagaggagtttgaggatgagatcAGTGAGCGGCTGCGTCGACTGCAGCGGCTGGAGCGGAAGAGTGGGTCGGAGCAACAGCGCCGGGAAATGGAGCGGGAGTGGAAAATCAGAAGgctcgaggagcaggagcggGAGGCGGCGCAGGAGAGcgagatcaaggccaagattAGGGAGGCGAAGCTGAAAGAGATTGCGAAGAtgagggaggaggaagaggagagggagagggtgaagaaggagctgaaggATGAAGAGGCTCGTCAGGCGctcaaggaggccgagaggaagaagaaggaacttgagatgaagaaggctgcggtggaggagtggaagcTGGATCAGGAGCggaagaagctcaaggagaaagaagaggccgaCAAGCGCGACAGGGAGTTTCGTGAGAGACTCAAGGAACTTGGCTATACGGATGAGCAGATTGAGGATATgctgaacaagaacaagaggcccgaggagaaagaggagagagaggagaaatGGATCAGG GTCCATCGCAAACATCTGATGCCCGAGACCTTGATAGCCTACGAGCTCCCCTGGGAATGGGATGTG CGCGACCAGAACTACATCGTCATCAAGAAATGGGTCGACCAGGACTTCCAGGACAAGCTCTTCTCGCACACCAGGCGGATCCGCGAGGGCAAAGTGCTCACGCAgacctccagctccacgaCCGAGCTCCGCGTCAACGACCgcaacaaggacaagatgTTCCTCGtgcggaagaagagcccgagCCGCAAGTCGTGGCTCTTGACCTAA
- a CDS encoding uncharacterized protein (ID:PFLUO_008965-T1.cds;~source:funannotate) produces the protein MATTTTTSTPFPFPPTYNFPPFFTPQPNTTTRHSQLHKWSLLIQAWCRHHRQYRLNLIEAVDTPLFHNAALRKRLDLREARAVVDWMCKSEEEGGGGRRAEWIDADGQKSVAWVWWRRPEEWADVVSEWVEGTGQKGSVLTVYEIVQGEGSASQEFHGMDFELMLKSLQVLVKRGKAQVFGSEGQEGVKFF, from the exons ATGgccactaccaccaccacatccacgcCCTTCCCCTTCCCACCAACCTACaacttccctcccttcttcaccccccAACCAAACACCACAACCCGCCACTCACAGCTCCACAAATGGTCCCTCCTGATCCAAGCCTGGTGccggcaccaccgccaaTACCGACTGAATCTCATCGAAGCGGTTGACACGCCGCTCTTCCACAACGCGGCGCTGCGCAAACGTCTGGATCTGCGCGAGGCGCGCGCGGTGGTCGATTGGATGTGTaagtcggaggaggagggcggcgGGGGGAGGCGCGCTGAGTGGATCGATGCCGATGGTCAAAAGTCGGTTGCTTGGgtttggtggcggaggccgGAGGAGTGGGCGGATGTTGTGAGCGAGTGGGTTGAGGGGACCGGGCAGAAGGGGAGTGTGTTGACCGTTTATGAGATTGTGCAAGGGGAGGGGTCTGCGTCGCAAG AGTTCCATGGGATGGATTTTGAGCTCATGCTCAAATCGCTGCAGGTTCTGGTCAAGCGCGGCAAGGCACAGGTCTTCGGCAGCGAGGGCCAGGAGGGCGTCAAGTTCTTCTAA
- a CDS encoding uncharacterized protein (ID:PFLUO_008969-T1.cds;~source:funannotate) produces MSNNGTYVAQPVKTSASTPSKTSFHFAAGLCSGLTSSILLQPADLLKTRVQQSHKTATLLPTLKAILSSPNPVRGLWRGTLPSALRTGFGSALYFTSLNSLRQTIAQTNAPFALASPPSGGSAAKQTSSSSSVLPKLSNTANLATGAVARVSAGFIMMPVTVLKVRYESDYYAYRSLLGAGRDIVRTEGLRGLFAGFGATAARDAPYAGLYVLFYEQLKRQFASMAPTRSPTSDGTPPAGMSSSSIHFVSGAAAAGLATAITNPFDAVKTRLQLMPAKYGNMMRAVRLMIHEDGVRSLFGGLGIRMARKALSSALAWTVYEELILRAEKRWAADQQMSL; encoded by the exons ATGTCCAATAACGGGACCTATGTCGCGCAGCCGGTGAAGACCAGCGCCTCGACCC CATCCAAAACTTCCTTCCACTTCGCCGCGGGCCTCTGCTCAGGcctcacctcgtccatcctcctccaacccgCCGACCTCCTCAAAACCCGCGTCCAGCAGTCCCACAAAACCGccaccctcctccccacccTCAAAGCCATCCTCTCCTCCCCGAATCCAGTGCGCGGACTATGGCGCGGCACGCTGCCCTCAGCACTCCGCACGGGCTTCGGGTCCGCTCTCTACTTCACCAGTCTGAATTCCTTGCGCCAAACAATCGCCCAAACCAATGCGCCCTTCGCCCTTGCTAGCCCACCATCCGGCGGTAGCGCCGCCAAAcagacttcttcttcttcctcggtgctCCCGAAACTATCTAATACGGCGAACTTGGCGACGGGGGCTGTTGCGCGCGTCTCGGCGGGGTTTATCATGATGCCTGTCACCGTTCTGAAGGTGCGATACGAGTCTGACTATTACGCCTATCGGAGTTTATTGGGTGCGGGTCGGGATATCGTGCGTACGGAGGGGCTGCGCGGTCTATTCGCAGGATTCGGCGCTACGGCTGCTCGCGATGCACCGTATGCCGGGTTGTATGTGCTGTTCTACGAGCAGCTGAAGCGGCAATTTGCTTCGATGGCGCCAACACGGTCTCCTACTAGTGATGGGACACCTCCGGCCGGCatgtcttcgtcgtcgaTCCACTTTGTCTCGggtgctgccgctgcggGCCTGGCGACGGCAATTACGAATCCGTTTGATGCGGTCAAGACCCGGCTGCAGCTCATGCCTGCCAAGTACGGGAACATGATGCGTGCGGTGAGGTTGATGATTCACGAGGATGGGGTGCGGAGTCTCTTTGGCGGACTGGGGATTCGCATGGCCCGCAAGGCGCTCAGCTCGGCGCTTGCTTGGACTGTCTACGAGGAGCTCATTCTCCGTGCGGAGAAGCGGTGGGCGGCAGATCAGCAGATGAGCCTATGA
- a CDS encoding uncharacterized protein (ID:PFLUO_008967-T1.cds;~source:funannotate) — translation MASPFRIVEHVVPCQHIREYPAATAGVDDTLHLAVKQYIPLDNPNPQPGDVTILAAHANGFPKELYEPLWEEIHARSKASGFRIRSIWMTDVAQEGQSSVINEDVLGNDPSWFDHPRDLLHLVNVKRAEMPRPIVGVGHSMGGAHLAQLCLMHPRLIHTLVLLDPVLQRQTTQLDGLSLQNENKRVIAKTTQLSTYRRDLWPSRQAAADGFKRSPFYQAWDPRVLARWVEHGLRDLPTAIHPLNEKTVTEKGSTPVTLRTPLHQEVFTFSRPNYHNNPSDDKPVNRVTHPDLDPTLLGTFPFYRPESGRIFTQLPHLRPSVLYIFAGKSDMCLPAMRADKLSNTGTGVGGSGGVAAGRVREVFLEDFGHLLAQEAVNECADAAASWLAPELRRWRDEEDNFRAEWRKKSRVEQMTIDAEWLSNVPAPPRRPNKKKQAEPGGESKL, via the exons ATGGCATCGCCCTTCCGCATCGTCGAGCATGTGGTACCCTGCCAGCACATCCGCGAGTATCCTGCTGCCACCGCGGGCGTGGACGACACGCTACACCTGGCCGTGAAGCAGTACATCCCGCTCGACAACCCCAACCCGCAGCCCGGCGACGTAACGATTCTCGCGGCGCATGCGAATGGGTTTCCCAAG GAACTCTACGAGCCGCTGTGGGAGGAAATCCATGCTCGGTCCAAGGCCAGCGGCTTTCGCATTCGTAGTATCTGGATGACCGACGTTGCGCAGGAGGGCCAGAGCAGTGTGATTAATGAAGATGTGCTGGGAAATGACC CCAGCTGGTTTGACCATCCGCGAGATCTCCTGCACTTGGTCAACGTCAAGCGAGCGGAAATGCCCCGGCCCATCGTCGGCGTTGGCCATAGCATGGGCGGCGCACATCT TGCCCAATTGTGCTTAATGCACCCGCGCTTGATCCACACACTGGTCCTTCTGGACCCAGTACTCCAGCGCCAGACAACCCAACTCGACGGACTCAGTCTGCAAAACGAGAACAAGCGTGTCATCGCCAAAACCACCCAACTCTCCACCTACCGGCGCGACCTCTGGCCCTCCCGCCAGGCCGCCGCAGACGGATTCAAGCGCAGCCCATTCTACCAGGCTTGGGATCCGCGCGTGCTGGCTCGCTGGGTCGAGCACGGGCTCCGCGACCTGCCAACGGCCATCCACCCGCTCAACGAGAAGACCGTGACCGAGAAGGGCTCGACGCCCGTGACGCTGCGCACGCCTCTCCACCAGGAAgtcttcaccttctcccgGCCAAATTACCACAACAACCCGAGTGACGACAAGCCCGTCAACCGAGTCACACACCCAGACCTGGATCCCACACTTCTAGGCACATTCCCATTCTACCGCCCGGAGTCAGGGCGGATCTTCACCCAGCTTCCGCACCTGCGCCCCAGCGTGCTGTACATCTTCGCCGGCAAATCGGACATGTGTCTGCCCGCGATGCGCGCGGATAAGCTGTCCAACACGGGCACCGGCGTCGGCGGGAGCGGCGGCGTGGCTGCGGGCCGCGTGCGCGAGGTGTTTCTCGAGGATTTCGGGCATTTGCTCGCGCAGGAGGCTGTGAATGAGTGTGCGGATGCGGCGGCTTCTTGGCTTGCGCCTGAGCTCAGGCGCTGGAGGGATGAGGAAGACAATTTCCGCGCGgagtggaggaagaagtcgCGTGTTGAGCAGATGACTATTGATGCGGAGTGGTTGAGCAATGTCCCTGCGCCGCCGCGGAGGCCTAATaagaagaagcaggctgAGCCGGGCGGGGAGTCGAAGTTGTGA
- a CDS encoding uncharacterized protein (ID:PFLUO_008966-T1.cds;~source:funannotate) → MAHDDEDLQLFDQCNVCIVCSKNLSSETAQQLATTVSQNSGETFIVEEHVEFENIAQFTHFISNTIDFKAYETACDALIPVMKPQWVQTSLAKNKLANPRQYSPDPRLFLNDVVVACGDIPEGDKDAIIGGVLAKGGIYSPRVTLMVTHLVDLSADSDKARLVKAKKLNIKIVLPHWFDDCLKLGRRIIETPYLLPDPEILRAGPNVPIQWHENKDLVGASTPDPPELPTSSSRENHRSVFEGKRVKLSSDLGIGQRLEESIEAVIERGGGTVTSNVYDTDILICRFREGVAYRTASRLHKDVGNLAWLYRLMTFNTYTSPLRRLLHYPVDRSGIPEFKGLKISLSNYVGEARIYLENLIAAAGAECTKTLKQDNTHLITAHGNSEKCSAAREWGLEVVNHLWLEESYAKWKMLPTSDPRYSHFPLRTNLGEVAGQTPLNRDVLEQVFFPSEDTILPSPGRPVMRNKDQNTTSIQPPPKGQSGDEDIADTTHGTPQTIGKSRRLSDAKKTPARSRLIPEGKENDTPSSTSSRRSKDAATARLHDIAPDIALYEKEKKRVGGVVYGGRRKSDEDRVSENKKRRSVEAQDESDGEQTDSKRQKKSRPPISMHLLITGYQKWVGNMKKEDADKRHLRDLGVMVVQDARRCTHLAAPSILRTPKFVNALAYAPAIVNIEFITSCLKKNELLNPADFPLKDQEAETKFGFSLAHAAKRAKKNKNKLLQGYRIYCVESIRGGLEAFQSIAQANGGECSLFRGRLQLAKRSRREESDDEDSEMEDEPVKDEVFLLSSLAPEHTRLWPRFRQVSRDINKTPRIVRVDWLLDMAMSQETRAADDYELTEEMAEMAGKADEMAID, encoded by the exons ATGGCgcacgacgacgaggacctccagctcttcgatcAGTGCAATGTCTGCATCGTCTGCTCCAAGAATCTGTCTTCGGAGACAGCACAGCAG CTCGCGACAACCGTCAGCCAGAACAGCGGCGAGACCTTCATTGTCGAAGAACACGTGGAATTTGAGAATATTGCCCAATTCACCCATTTTATTTCCAACACCATCGACTTCAAAGCCTACGAGACGGCTTGCGACGCGCTGATCCCCGTCATGAAACCGCAGTGGGTGCAGACATCGCTCGCAAAAAATAAGCTGGCCAACCCGCGCCAGTACAGTCCTGACCCTCGCCTCTTTTTGAACGATGTGGTGGTCGCCTGCGGTGATATTCCAGAGGGAGACAAAGATGCTATTATCGGCGGAGTGTTGGCTAAAGGCGGGATCTACAGCCCTCGCGTTACTCTGATGGTCACGCATCTCGTGGATCTAAGTGCCGATTCGGATAAGGCGCGTCTTGTGAAAGCAAAGAAGTTGAACATCAAGATTGTGCTGCCACACTG GTTTGATGATTGCTTGAAACTCGGTCGACGCATTATTGAGACGCCTTACCTGCTCCCCGACCCGGAAATTCTACGCGCTGGCCCCAATGTGCCCATTCAGTGGCATGAGAACAAAGATCTGGTCGGTGCATCTACACCAGACCCGCCCGAGCTGCCCACCTCATCATCTCGTGAGAACCACCGGAGCGTTTTCGAAGGAAAGCGTGTCAAGCTGTCCTCAGATCTCGGCATTGGCCAACGTCTAGAAGAAAGCATTGAAGCGGTCATCGAACGCGGAGGCGGTACAGTCACGTCGAATGTCTACGATACGGATATTCTGATTTGCCGCTTTCGTGAAGGGGTGGCGTATCGGACAGCATCCAGACTGCATAAAGATGTTGGCAACCTAGCCTGGCTTTATCGTCTTATGACCTTCAATACGTATACATCGCCATTGCGACGGCTTCTTCACTACCCCGTTGATCGCTCTGGAATCCCTGAATTCAAGGGACTGAAGATTAGTCTTTCAAACTACGTCGGTGAGGCGAGGATTTACTTGGAAAACCTGATCGCAGCGGCCGGGGCTGAGTGCACCAAAACACTCAAACAAGATAACACCCACCTTATCACAGCTCATGGAAATAGCGAGAAATGCAGTGCAGCTCGGGAATGGGGCTTGGAGGTGGTCAACCACCTCTGGCTTGAGGAGAGCTACGCGAAGTGGAAGATGCTACCGACCTCTGATCCGCGCTATAGCCATTTCCCTCTCCGAACAAATCTCGGAGAAGTGGCTGGCCAGACGCCTCTAAACCGTGATGTCCTCGAGCAAGTGTTTTTCCCATCTGAAGACACTATTCTTCCGAGTCCCGGGCGCCCTGTGATGCGGAACAAGGACCAGAATACAACATCAATACAGCCTCCCCCGAAAGGACAGAGTGGGGACGAAGACATTGCAGACACCACGCACGGTACTCCACAGACAATTGGAAAGTCCCGCCGGCTTTCAGATGCCAAAAAGACACCTGCGCGGTCCCGGCTCATCCCTGAGGGTAAGGAGAACGATACCCCGTCATCGACCAGTAGCCGCAGGTCCAAAGATGCAGCTACAGCCCGACTCCACGATATCGCTCCAGACATCGCCCTGTacgagaaagagaagaagcgcgtGGGAGGGGTCGTCTACGGTGGGCGACGCAAGTCGGACGAGGACCGGGTGTCAGAAAACAAGAAGCGGCGATCTGTGGAAGCTCAGGATGAGAGTGACGGGGAGCAGACAGATTCCAAGCGCCAGAAGAAGTCGCGGCCGCCAATTTCGATGCATCTCTTGATTACCGGCTACCAGAAATGGGTGGGGAATatgaagaaggaagatgcagaCAAG CGACACCTCCGAGACCTTGGAGTCATGGTTGTCCAAGACGCTCGCAGGTGTACCCATCTCGCAGCGCCGTCGATCCTGCGAACCCCCAAATTCGTCAACGCCCTCGCGTATGCACCGGCAATCGTCAACATCGAATTCATCACCAGCTGTCTCAAGAAGAACGAGCTCTTGAACCCCGCAGACTTCCCGCTCAAGGACCAAGAGGCCGAAACCAAGTTTGGGTTCTCCCTTGCCCATGCCGCGAAGCGggcaaagaagaacaaaaacaaaCTCCTGCAGGGTTATCGCATTTACTGCGTCGAGAGCATCCGTGGCGGACTCGAAGCTTTCCAGTCCATTGCGCAGGCGAACGGCGGAGAATGCTCGCTCTTCCGCGGTCGTCTCCAGCTAGCCAAGCGCTCCCGGCGGGAGGAAAGCGATGACGAAGACAGCGAGATGGAGGACGAGCCTGTCAAGGACGAGGTTttcctgctcagcagcctggcGCCCGAGCATACGCGCCTGTGGCCGCGGTTCCGGCAGGTGTCGCGTGATATCAACAAGACGCCGCGCATCGTGCGCGTGGACTGGCTGCtggacatggccatgtcGCAGGAGACACGAGCCGCAGACGACTATGAGCtgacggaggagatggcggagatggcggggAAGGCGGATGAGATGGCCATTGATTAA